The sequence CTTGAGGTAGACAGTGCGGCCGTGTTCGTCGGTGATCGCCTCGCCGATGTGGTTGTCCTGCTTGGGACGGAACGGGGGCAGGAACCGGGAGAGTGTGAAGCGGTCCATCCGGTACACCCGCTGCCAGGTGTTGGCCTGCCCCAGCAGTCCGGCCGCCATGGTCTCGTCGTGGAAGTCCGCCCACTGTGCGGTCTGCTGCCTTGCGGCGGCCCGGAGTTCGTCGAGAGACCGGATGCCGTGGTCGGTGATGCGGGCCCGGAAGTCCGGCACCGGCGGCATCAGGGTCGCGTAGTGGTGGACCAGGTCGCCGTAGAGGTCCTGCACCAAGGTGGGGTGCAGGACGCGGTAGTCCTCCGGGTGTGGCACGACGAAGGCCGCGGCGAGCGCGTCAGCGAGGTAGACGAGGACGCCGCACTGACCCGGATGGATCTCGAAGACGCGCAGTGCGTCGGCCAGCCCCGGCACGTCCGCGCCCAGGTAGGCCGCCTCGGCACGCGGGGAGAGTCCCTGGCTCAGGGCCTGTCGCGACCACTCCTCCCACGCGATGGCGGGCCCGCCGAAGTGCAGCGCGAGATAGCCCTCCAGCGCGAGGTGGAGCGGCAGGAAGCGCAGCCGGTGCCTGGCCTCCCGACGCGCCATCCGGCGATGGAACTGCAGCCGCAGCGTCGCCACCGGCTGCTGGGGCTGTCCGCTGCTGAGCTGTGTGCCGTAGGCGGCGGCCGGTGAGCCGTCCGTGGTCCACTCGGCGACGAAACCGTGCGGGATGTAGGAGAGGTAATGCCGTCTCCCGGGCAGGTCGACCACGCCCGGTCCGCCGTAGATCTGCGGATGCAGACGCAGGTCCTGAACGGGCTCGGCCCGCACCAGCGGCACCAACCGCACGGCGCCCCACACCTGGCCAGGGCGTGTCATGAGCCCATCGAGCAGGCCGGCCCGCGTCACTGACATGTCGGCGTCCAGGCCGTGCGACGTCATCGTGGGCTCCTTTCCGCCGGCCGCTGCGGTATCGGGGGAAGCTGGGCCGCCCGCGCGTCCAGGTAGGTTCTCAGTTCGGCCAGCCCGGTCCGGCCCTC is a genomic window of Streptomyces griseochromogenes containing:
- a CDS encoding ARPP-2 domain-containing protein, with product MTSHGLDADMSVTRAGLLDGLMTRPGQVWGAVRLVPLVRAEPVQDLRLHPQIYGGPGVVDLPGRRHYLSYIPHGFVAEWTTDGSPAAAYGTQLSSGQPQQPVATLRLQFHRRMARREARHRLRFLPLHLALEGYLALHFGGPAIAWEEWSRQALSQGLSPRAEAAYLGADVPGLADALRVFEIHPGQCGVLVYLADALAAAFVVPHPEDYRVLHPTLVQDLYGDLVHHYATLMPPVPDFRARITDHGIRSLDELRAAARQQTAQWADFHDETMAAGLLGQANTWQRVYRMDRFTLSRFLPPFRPKQDNHIGEAITDEHGRTVYLKTFRLSENQVRRGHLLNRLAAHDWHLADTAAELGIDEAQFGLRLKTAGFGHLLRQDVLDRYRSRAQATNR